The following are encoded together in the Perca flavescens isolate YP-PL-M2 chromosome 22, PFLA_1.0, whole genome shotgun sequence genome:
- the LOC114548923 gene encoding LOW QUALITY PROTEIN: general transcription factor II-I repeat domain-containing protein 2-like (The sequence of the model RefSeq protein was modified relative to this genomic sequence to represent the inferred CDS: substituted 1 base at 1 genomic stop codon) has protein sequence MAKRKVDFENRCFQDRWEAQYMFADVKGKAVCLLCGDSVSVMKEYNIRRHYETKHHDKYKHLDTTQRLQKVEELKRSLVSQQAMFTKAKSQSEAVVNASFIVAAEVAKSARPFTEGEFVKNCMIKVCDAVCPEKWQAFLNVSLSRNTVPDRVRHLAANLQQQLVRKGNNFIAYSLAVDESTDTSDTAQLSIFIRGVDSSLCVTEEFLGLQSMHGTTMGKDIFEEVSRCVDKMGLPWDKLVGLTTDGAPAMCGQKSGLVGRIXEKTQEENVTGELTAYHCIIHQESLCGKALKMEHVMSIITRAVNFIRAKGLNHRQFKSFLAELSSEYGDLPYHTEVRWLSQGKVLERFFELRKEICEFKESKGKDTTELRTKKFLCEVAFLCDITSHLNALNLQLQGRGRVITDMYATVRAFKTKLRLWETQMLQENLSHFPHCQTMKEQVTAAVFPTAQFAEKFGILGADFTRRFADFEARKSRFELLSNPFTADMESAPSNLQMELIELQCSDTLKAKYESVGAAKFPHFIPDTMPQKRSQAAQTLCMLGSTYLCEQLFSLMKINKTSHRSRLTDEHLHSILRISSGQSLTPDIDELVSKMRHQASGSYQ, from the coding sequence ATGGCTAAACGAAAGGTGGACTTTGAAAACAGGTGTTTTCAAGACAGGTGGGAGGCACAGTATATGTTTGCGGATGTAAAGGGCAAagctgtgtgtctcctgtgcggagacagtgtgtctgtaatgAAAGAATACAACATAAGAAGACACTATGAAACGAAGCACCACGACAAATACAAGCATCTGGACACGACACAAAGGCTACAGAAGGTAGAAGAGTTAAAAAGAAGTCTGGTGTCACAGCAGGCTATGTTCACTAAAGCCAAATCACAAAGCGAGGCTGTTGTTAATGCCAGTTTTATTGTGGCAGCAGAGGTTGCAAAATCAGCCCGGCCCTTTACCGAGGGGGAATTTGTCAAAAACTGCATGATTAAAGTTTGCGACGCCGTGTGCCCAGAAAAATGGCAAGCATTTTTAAATGTGAGCCTCAGCCGAAACACTGTTCCTGACCGTGTGCGTCACCTTGCTGCCAATCTCCAACAACAGCTTGTGAGAAAGGGAaacaatttcatcgcatactCCCTTGCTGTGGATGAGAGCACCGACACTTCTGATACTGCCCAGCTGTCAATTTTCATCCGTGGAGTGGACTCAAGCCTGTGCGTAACAGAAGAGTTTTTGGGATTACAATCAATGCATGGCACAACTATGGGGAAAGATATCTTTGAAGAGGTGTCCAGATGTGTAGATAAAATGGGGTTGCCGTGGGATAAACTTGTGGGACTGACAACAGATGGAGCGCCTGCGATGTGCGGTCAAAAAAGTGGATTGGTGGGGAGGATCTGAGAAAAGACGCAGGAGGAAAACGTCACAGGTGAGCTGACAGCTTATCACTGCATCATACACCAGGAATCCTTGTGTGGCAAAGCCTTGAAAATGGAACATGTGATGAGCATCATAACACGAGCGGTTAACTTTATCAGAGCCAAAGGTTTAAATCACCGCCAGTTCAAGTCTTTTCTGGCGGAGTTAAGTTCAGAATATGGTGACTTGCCCTATCACACAGAGGTGCGATGGCTAAGCCAGGGAAAGGTGCTGGAAAGATTTTTCGAGTTGCGTAAGGAGATCTGTGAGTTCAAGGAAAGCAAAGGGAAAGACACAACAGAGCTCCGAACTAAAAAGTTTCTGTGTGAAGTGGCGTTTCTGTGTGACATCACGAGCCACCTGAATGCGCTCAACCTGCAGCTTCAGGGACGGGGCCGTGTCATCACTGACATGTACGCTACAGTGAGGGCTTTTAAAACCAAGCTGCGCCTGTGGGAGACGCAGATGCTGCAAGAAAACTTGAGCCATTTTCCGCACTGCCAAACAATGAAAGAGCAGGTCACTGCCGCCGTTTTCCCAACTGCACAGTTTGCTGAAAAATTCGGCATACTTGGTGCTGACTTCACACGGCGATTTGCCGATTTTGAAGCCCGAAAAAGCAGGTTTGAACTGCTCAGTAATCCATTTACAGCCGACATGGAAAGCGCACCATCAAACCTCCAAATGGAGCTGATTGAGCTCCAATGTAGTGACACACTGAAGGCAAAATATGAGTCTGTGGGCGCTGCAAAGTTTCCACATTTCATCCCCGATACAATGCCCCAGAAGCGCTCCCAGGCTGCTCAAACGCTCTGTATGTTGGGCAGCACATACTTGTGTGAACAACTCTTCTCTTTGATGAAGATAAACAAAACTTCACACAGGAGTCGTCTTACTGATGAACACCTTCACTCAATCCTTAGGATTTCCTCAGGTCAGAGCCTCACCCCAGACATTGATGAACTTGTATCCAAGATGAGACACCAAGCATCTGGCTCATACCAGTGA